Genomic DNA from Setaria italica strain Yugu1 chromosome V, Setaria_italica_v2.0, whole genome shotgun sequence:
caaaagatttgtctcgtaaagtacaataaaactgtgcaattagtttttaatttcatctacatttagactccatgcatgtaccgcaagtttgatgtgacgagaaatcttctttttgcataatgctAAAGTTAGGAGTTGGAGGTGAAGTAAACAAAGGCTTGAACGCGCTGATCCGTAGCTTTGTTTGATTCACTTTAAATGTATGAGTCGTGGGCCGCAGCTCTAGAACTCGTGTGCGGTTGCAGGCCAGTTCTTGTATAACGCGAACCACACACTGGGAGCCTGGGAACCCCTAGCGTACCCAACTCAACGCACTTCTGTGGGATCACATGATCACATCTTATCGCGTCGCAAGGGGATCAAACATGTGCAGTGCAACTCTACGCGTGgggagaagaggaaggcgacgacgaggaagaggaCGGCATTGCAGGTGCTGCAGCACCTGCGTCGCATGAGCACCGGCAAGGAAGGTGTCAGGCACGCACCCTTTTCTGTTTTCCTCGCAAAGCCTTTCCGTACTAGCTTTTCCATGCATGTGCAGCCGCTTAGACTCCAGTCAAAGCTACGGATAAGCCACACACTGCAACTGATACACTCTACTGTATATTCCCATACTCCGTACTTCCCTCCATTTTTTTTGCTGACAAGTGATTAAACAAAGAACACTGTTCAACGAAAACGGCAGTGAAGGGATCGTTTAATATATCCGCTGTAAACGTACGTCTTGATAGGAGTTCGAGTCTGCTTGTAAATCTACAAATGTACTTTATGTGCGTGTGATTGCAGATTGCTGACCGTATAAAGATACGGGATCTCCCGAGGGTTAGATGCGATTCAATCAATCTTTTATACCGTGTAGCACCGTGAAGACTGAAGGGTCGGTAAAGTGGCCAAGCTGACAAGTCGAGTACACAGCATCAGCAGCTCGGTCAGAGGCGGCTGAACGCGTGAACTGAACCGAGCCAGTTCAAAAGCGGCAGGTCAAGGATCTTCATCGACTATCGTCTCTACTCTCTAGGATCAGCATCGGCTGGGCTCTCTCCTCCCTCGTCCCTCCACTAGCTCCCATTTCCCGACCAGCGAGGCAGCAACCTTAGGGGAAGTTAGGGTGCGTTTTGGTtaccatggactaaagtttagtccactTTTAATCCCCGTAATGTTAAACAGGTGGACTAAAGGGTTTAGTCCTCTAATTCAAGAAGGGTgtactaaaatgaactaaaaggTATTGAAGACACCTTTGCCCCTTATTTATTGCCTCCCTCCCACctagcccccgccgcccccgccgctggcctccctcccgcctgccgcccccgccaccgATGTACCTACCGCAGCGCCAGCGGTCGCCACCAGGCAGCGTGTTGCGCAGGGGCAGCGGGAGGCTCGGTCGAGGACGAGGATGCGGGGGAGGATCTTCCTGTGGATCGAgtcagggaggaggaggatgagttTGAGGTAGACATCCTGGATGGTGAAGCCGCGGGCGTTGTCGATGGAGAGGCGCACCGTGGCGAAGGCAGCGGTGTCGCCAAGGGGCAGGAAgacggcggggtcgggcggtgCGGGCCCAGCTCAActggcggcaggggcggcgggccggggtAGAAGAAGTAGTTGAGGAGCGGCGACAGGCTAGTGCGCCACGGAGGAAGTCGGACGGGGAGAGGAGTTGGAGGATTGTGCGGAGGATGTCCTCCATGAGGATGGTGGTCGTCACTGCCTGTGGCTCTACCGGCGGAAGCTCCATcagtggcggcggagggggagaacgaggcggcggcggaaggtggaggaggccgaggctaggaggaaggaggaggaggagggtaaTATCATGCTTTAATGGACTTTAGTTCATGGATCCAAATAAAAGTATGCACTAAAGGAATCAAAGAGGGGCTTAGTTAGGAGGGACGCGGGATGGAGTCATCTCTCAAAGGGAATATTCCCTCTGTATGCGGGATGACCCTATCTGGCAAAAATTAGCGGACGGGCGAGGCCGAGCGGCGAGGGCCGGCGGGGGTGAAGCGCCACGGCACCTCCGCGCACGGCGCGAGCTGACCGGGCAGCGCGGTAGTGGTGGGAGCTTCAcgggcggggccggcggtgCAACGGGGCAAGCTCCCCCGGTGGCGCAGCGGCGAGCTGCCCAGGACCGGCGTGACGAGCTGGCCCCAACGGACcgaagagaggaggaagaagatgctcGTTATAATGATAGGTGGGCCCCACAAACGGTGGCTAATGCAAGGAGAAAACAATGTTCGTCCAATCTATCGCAGTCTCTCCAACTAAACAAATGACGAATTCATCATTTTTAACCAAATACAAGATGGAATGATCCCATTCCAAAGAATTGGGATGGGACCATCCCATCCCATGTCACCTCCAAACCATACACACTtagagaaagggaaaaaaaatcagagttGATGCTAGAAACGTAAAGGCTTGTTGACTGGAGGAAGGAGCCGAGGGCTCTCGACTGTCCTCTTTGTCTCCCGGGGAACAGGGATTACCTTCGCCTCGTACAGGGGTGAAGAGAGAGAGGACAGTGCAGGGGCTAAtatgggccttgtttagttgcccaacttattgttgtagcactgtagcacactgtagcgtttcgtttgtatttgtgaattattgtccaaatattgactaattaggctcaaaagattcgtctcgcaaagtacaacaaaactgtgcaattagtttttaatttcgtctacatttagtactccatacatgtaccgcaaatttgatgcgatggagaattttctttttacatagtgttaaagttaGGAGTCTGGAGAACTAAACATGCCCCCGAGAGTAGAGTGCAGCACTCGAGCAAAGTGTTGCCTGTCGTGCTCGTGGAGTGCTGCCTAGTGCCTGCCAGTACTACCTAGCCAGCCCGAGCATGCGTGCTAGCAGTGCCGTGCAGTGCAGCAGCCGAACGCTCGAACCGGACCGAgcctgacaaaaaaaaaaccgtACAACGGACGCGGTGCAGGCCTGCAGGTATCATGTATCttggctgtttggatacgagttactaaagtttaggaaagtcacatcgaatgttcgaacattataattaggaggactaaatataagctaattataaaactaactacagaacccctatgctaattcgcaagataaatctattaaacctaattaattcatcattagcaaatggttactgtagcatcacattgtcaaatcatggactaattaggctcaatagatttgtctcgcgaattagacgccatttgtgcaattagttttgtaattagactatatttaatactccaaattagtatcaaatatccgatgtgatatgtgctaaagtttaggagggtgtatctaAACACCCCTTGAGTGGAATTTCTTGTTTGAGTAGCAGGGTAGGAATTATTTCCAGAAAAATAGAGTAGCAGAGTaggaattatttttttaaaaaaaggagtAGCAGAGTAGGAACGAGGCGAGAATAACGGGATCTCGAAGGATTGTTACCGTTAAAAACCACTCCCTCGAGGTCGTTGAGTAGCGTTTGCTTTAGTTGGGGGCCCAACTCAGAGATGGCTACAGGCCCAACATTAGGCCGACCTATCCCCCAGTCCCGTGTTATTTGTGCAAGAAGCCCAAGTGTCGGCCGATAAACATTTCAGGCCCACGTTTTACCATTGAGCCACGAATATCTCAGTCCGCTAAGAGATGTACATGGCTCCACGTTTGCGGTCTCGTAGGTCATCTCATGCAGTACCACGTAGAATTTTTGATAATGTGAAGGAGAGGGAAAGAGGTTGTTGTTTCATGAAACAACCGCTTCataagctaaattgtaggactatgAGATAACTCAACAACCATTATACGAGTTATTGTTACCatgcaacttataatatttcttttttcatatgcacaaattaagaaattatatagcTCTACCAGACAATTTATAACTGTTGAGTCATCTCGAGTCATTTCAAGATTACGTCTCAATGTATGAGACtacctattagacgacaccgaTGTACTTGCTCAGAAGTCATGTCCCACGCTGACAATGTGGAAccgcaatttttttttcttttgaacaagCACGCTGCACGCCCTCCATATGCAGTTTTCTTTAATTCAGATGGCACGCTGCATAAGTGGAAGAATCTTTCAAGAACGAAATCTGGCAGAATATCTCAATCTGGATTGGGCCACGTCTCATGTATTTCACGACCGTCGGATAAATCCCTGCCTGATCTCAGCTGTCGGCTGTGTAATCCTCTTCTAGCGAGCTTCCAAAACCGTCGCTGCAGCTGCCTAAGTCCATccccatgagttaatacaaaaggattgcatcccctatatagttagatgtgctgtgtagatGGGATGGTAAGAAAGCTACGCGCAAGgtttgaggtcgtgggtttgaatcccacgcaccgcgcacgcacatatttcgcgtgaaaaatcgcgtgacttctGCCTTGCGacgcgcgcgtgtgtgtgtgtgggggggggggggggtcagGGCCTCCcggggatttctttttttcacaAAACCATTTAGTCCTGGCTGGTTTTACCAATCGGGAAtaaagggtgtctttagtcccggttgagcgaccagggactaaagatcccccttTCGTCTCGATTCCTTTATcttggatggatttttgggagattttccCCCtatcaactaggactaaaggcgagttttgTACAGTGGGTCATATAATTCGATGTTTTCTTTTACATCATTTGGTGCTAAAATTGATACCGATATAAACAAGGGATTTGGGCCAgatgtatttaaaattaatggTTAGGTTCATCATCGAATTGGTTCTTTGGTGCCAGATGAGGGTATATATGCACAACTCTATATTTTTGGCACTGAAAATGAGGTTCAGAATCGAATATTGATTTTTGATAGGGACAGGGATTGTGATAATGATaatggagttgataaaagaatTGTTGAGGGCTTGGTAAGAATGTTTGACGAATCAAATGAGCTGGTAAAATCATTTAGGGCGGCTAGGGACCTATTGGGACAGAGCCAGTGCCAGCCTTTGTGCCTTAGGCTGTTGCACGATAGATCCAAGGATGCACCTCAACACAGTGCACCAACAGGATCCAAGATAGCTGCTTTAATAGTAGGGGATTTCTCAGAGGAGAAGAAGAGTCCTGACATAATCATTCAAGATAGAGATGGTGTGCTTAGAAgaattaggccctgtttgtttccaccctcccaAAATTTTAGCTTCTAAAGAGTGACTAAAATGtgactaaagagccaaacactcctcctaaaaagtgactaaaaagttTTAGGAGGCTCAAAACTTTTAGTCCCTccaccccctcctaaaacctcctaaaaCCAGTGTTGGAGTCCCACTACCCCTCCTTTATTGCCTCTGCCCCCGCACCATCCTCCCGACCGCACCATCCCCaaccccgccgctgctccctccctcctccacaccGGCGCCCACGGTCTCTCACCGACGGCCGCGCCATCCCCCGCCAGATCCGCCACCCCCactccctcgcgccgccgcacgGGTCGGCCGTGGCGCCCCCGCTCTTCCTCGGCGTCGGGGAAAGGAGCGTGAGGCGGGGCCGGAGGCCGAGGCGTTGGTGGCGGGCACCCGCACCAGCCGCCGTCCGTGTCCTCCCCACGCCGGCCGCGGCTCGCTCCCCTCCTTGATGCCGCCCGCTGCCCACCGGTACCACCCATCTTCACCTTCGGCGCCATCACCAagccgctcccctcctcctgcGATGTGACTCGTCGGATGGCTTGGAGAGAGGCACCGGCCGCGCACGGCGTGGAGCTTGGCCACCGCTGCTGGAGCTGAGGAGGTTGAAGTGAGGTTGGGCCCTGTCGGCTTCCCCTCCCTCCCAAACGCCGCGAGGTAGCCGCGTCCGAGGATCTGTCCGCGAGGGCCGAAGGGGAAGGCGCCACCAAACATgagttcgaggtcggggataCGGAGCATGGCGCGCGCGACCCTGCCCGCGGCACGCCATGGGCGAAGGTCCTAGTGGATGAAGTGGAAGTAGGATGGGCACGAGCGGTTGGAGGgatgggaggcggcggggccgggtggtggtggagggctgggggaggaggggcagaTGGAGGGAGAGGACAGCGCCAAACAAAGAAAGAGCAGGGGCATGGGGAAGGGCATCATGATCATTTTACCGCAACATTAATTACCTTTAGTcagttttaggaggtggaaccaaacagacTTTTAGGAGGTGACTAAAGACTGCCTAAAaacttttaggagctaaaattttagaagggtggaaacaaacaggaccttagcAACCTTCATGCAAACTATATGGCCTTGTAGTACCCGATTCTGTTCCCTTACGGGGAGCAAGGGTTCAAGTTAGGGATTAAATATGACCGGTCAGGAACCTTGAGGGTTGGAGTGAGAGATGAGGTTACCATGCTCGAATACTATGCTTTCCAATTACAACAATGTAGATTTAATATGTGGTGATCGACTATTCCAGCAATACGGTATTTCTTTAGTGATTTTTTCAGCGGAGCCTTGTCCAAGGTGAATTATTGCCGATGTCTCTTCCCACGAGTTATGATGGAGAAAGTGCCAATTCAAATGGAATGGCTCCACTgtagaaagaagaaaaaaaaaggagaaaatttGTTGTTGACGCTTATGCATCTGTAGAGGAGAACAGGCTTTAGATTTAttgtaaaaataataaaaacttaaGGTCCGAGGTGTACAAGGGTATTGAGGATGCACTGCTCAAGGGTGATGTAGATGGAAATAATGTTGGAAAAAGGGTTATCTTGCCTGCTAGCTTTACTGGAAGTAAGAGGTACATGGTACAAAAACTACGGATGCAATGGCGATTTGTCGATTTTATGGACCTCCAGACTTGTTTCTTACGTTTACCTGTAATCCAAAGTGGCAGGAAATAGCTGATGCTCTTGCATTTATTCCAAGGCAGAGGCCTAACGTTAGACCTGACATTGTTAGCCAAATCTTCAAATTAGAGCACAGGAACGTTTAATCCtagtcacatcgaatatttagatactaattaggagtattaaatatagattaattacaaaaccaattgcataaatgaaggctaattcgggagacaaatctattaagtctaattagtccatgatttgaccatgtaaTGCTACAgaaaatatgtgctaatcatgaattaattaggcttaatagatttgtctcgtcaATTAGCCACAGCTTATGCacttagttttataattagtttacgTTTAGtcctaattggtatccaaacatccgatgtgacctgaactaaaaattagtccatggatccaaacacctcctaaaggTTGAGGAACTTGTCTCTGAGTTGAAGAAAGGTACCTACTTTGGAAAGGCACAAGCAGGTACGGGCATCAGATTTTGCCACTTTTGGTTCTTGTTTGGAAAAATAGATAGTCATTATGAAGCATTTAGTTATTGTTCATTCTGCAGAACGCATCAATGTATGATAGTGGATATTAGGTCTGTGTGTGTTGCTAATTTATTACCCCTTGTGCATCTAACTCACACCATGCATGCTGAAGATAGTGAATATTAGGTCTATGTGTGTTGCTAATTTATTACCCCTTGTGTATCTAAGGGagtgtttggttactgggttGACGTGGGTCATAACGGGGTCAACTTATGTCGTCCCGTGTTTGGTTCAAAAAGGATGTGGGCTGGGTCCAACCCACATGAGAATATTCTTCTTAGATCTGGGTCGAGATGGTCCGCCCAAAACGAGCAGACCATCTCGACCCACTTCGACAGCGTCTTGCTCCGTCCAGGCGCGGGCGATGGAGACGAGTGCGACTGTGCGAGAACGAGCGCCCAGGGGGAGCTTCGTCGCCATCAGCCGAGCGAGCTCGAGCCCCGCCACTGCCGGCTGGACGAGCTCGAGCCCCACCGTGGCCGGGCGAGCTtgatctccgccgccgccagccgggCGAGCTCGATCCCCGTCgcgagagagggaagagagGGGGCCGGCCATCGGCgggcgagggaggagagggaggagcgggggctggtgggagagggaggagcgggGCCCGCGGGAGCAAGGAGGAgagggggccggcgggagcTGGAGGACTAGGAAAGAAGATGGAGTAAAAAAATTTAAAGAGGAGGACACGTGGGACCCGCAGCTAACAGGTGGGATCCGctactaacggtgttaaaatatCATCCATCCTATCCCTCTCAAACCCTCCAATCAAACAAAAGATTGGGTCCAACCCATCATTCTTcatccctctcatccaaacacgagatgggtcgACTCCAACCCACAAAAGGGGGTCAGCTCCGACCCAACCCGCGTCATCCCAAAACCAAATACATGCTAACTCACATCAAGCAGGTCAACTGCAATAGTTGAAACTCGTGCAACGCCGCAGGCCAGCATGCAGCTGACGCGGTAACGCGAATGGCGATCGGGCATCAGGCTAAGGTTTGTGCCACGTGTACTATTGGACCGATCAAATGAACTTGAATGTTCACTGCTCCACGACACCCTATAACCGCTAGTCCCAGACCATGCATCACCACTGGTTTGACCTCCGGTCGGATTAGGGTCGGCAGTAATAGAGTTCTCATCACCGTCggtaaataaaagaaaaaagaccgGCCAGCAGACTTTAGGTTAGCTGAACTCAATTTGATGAAAATTTCGGGTCCATGAACCCCTTCATAGACGACGGTGATATATGTTTTCACCACCAGTTTTAATATCCAATGCGTCCACTTACTTAAGTACCGGCGGTGAAAATGTATCACCGCTGGTTCCACTAAAACTGGCAGTGATACACATGCGGGAAGGTCCTGTTCTGCAGTAGTGGTTTATCTCCCGCAGCTTTGATGCAGCGAGAGGGACAACAAGGCTTTACTACTGATATGTCGTTAGCGGTTTCATGGCTCCAGAGGTACGACGATGATTGAGGTGTGTAGAACTGGTGACACCTCCAGCAAGTACTGAGGTCCTAATACTATCACACCAGCTTGTGACTCTAACCGGTAGTGAAAGCCCTAATAGCACTACGTTCAGCAACACTACATGTTGGTTGCTCTAACTAGCTTTAGAGTgtcactaaggtacgagccacTAGCCTATAGTATGCCCGCCTTATTTTAGCAGTGGAGCCTCATTTTGAGCTCTAGTTTTTGTAATACATTGCAATTATCTCATTATTGATGTATGGAGATTTATTTGATCAAAATATCTAGCTCCTATTTTAGGAAGGGATATTGCTCAAATTATATTATGTTTGGTGGGCAATTAAAGAGAAAAGCTTGTTGTCCATGGTTGTTTTGTGCAATAACCAAAACCGTGAAAGACTCTAATTCACTTAAACCCTAAATCTTAAATTATTTTGCTAAATTTTTGGTTGATGCCACAATGAAGAATGTTGCTCTTGAGTGTTACAACAATTAACTATAACACcctaaatttcaaattttgcaatttaataatATTTGCTAAAAATAGATTGCATGTGTCTAAGGATTCTAAGGTTGCATTTAAATTTCTTAGGCAAATAAattctttttcaaaataaactaataaatcataggagttcattgttgcattcatgctggtgcattattTTTGAGTGTTTGAATTCAGTTTTGAATTTGTGTGTGTTTCTTttcaaacttttttctttttcccctcttcttttcctctttcgacccattttccttttcttcctccagcccAGCTCTGCTCTCACCCGCGCGCCACCGCCTCGGCCTGCTTGCGTGCCGGCCCAGCTCCCACCTTGGCCCGGTAGCGGCCTACTCTCCCGCGCCGGCTCGCGTCCACGCCTGCTCCTCGCCGCTCTCGCTGACCAGCGGGCCCCGCTCGTCATCCATATCCTCCAGCTCGCGCTCGCAACCGTCTCCGAGTttgccgcgcgccgcctccgaGTCCTCCGCGAGCACGCGTGTCTGAGCTCTATCCCTTCAATCAAGAGGGCACTAGTTGCCCTTACTTCTTTCCTATGTTTTGTCTTCATGTTCATCCTTGGTTGATGCACTCATGTGTGTGTACATTACATACATTCATGAGGGATATGCACcaaaagatacaaataaatCCATCCAAGAAAAAACTACAAAGCACTATGCACTAAATGTTTCTTAATAACGCCAATGACATGATTCTATATACAACGCCCACGAGCGCGTTGATGTGGTGCCCTCGAAGCTATTGAACCGGCAATGATGTGTCGGTGGTAAGTAAATGCCGGTCCTTTAGTAGTGATAGTTGTGATTGCAGTATAGCTATCTCAATGAAATGAGACGACAACTTATGCTAGTAGGTGTCGGCGTCAGCATCAGCGCAATCAATCACTACCGGTCCTCGTTCCTTTCAACACTCTGAAATACTTTAGTCGCTCTTTCGATGCCAAAAGGAGAATATGGGCACAGCTATCTACATTTTACTACATACTCCCTCTAAATAATCCTTATGATTATCTCATATTAAAAATCTTAGACAGGTCTTCTGAATAAACAAAGCACCGCACATGTTGAGATTGTTAGTTGCAACTTAAGGGTAACCTATCCGGTATCCACCATCCCCATCCAATGATTTGGTGTAGTTCTACTTCATTGGAGGTGCACAAGTACCAACCCAAACCGTCGTTACCCACTGCATGCCACCTGGCACCTACTATAGCTACGAAAATGCCAACGAAAGCATCCGGAAATCGTAGCAAAGGAAGCAACTGCCGACGCCCTGGAGTCCAGGGCCTGGACACGCAGACGTAGCTCGCAATCAGCGTCAACGAGCACACGTGAGCACCGCACCCATCCCATCCAAACGCGTCCTGCCTGCGCTCCGATCCGCAACGGATCCGGCGTGGCCGGTCGCCCCCACGGgcccggacgccgccgccacccaatCGCGCGCCTCCACGTCGCAAATCTCGCCCCGGGCCTTTGGCTCGACAGGTCAGCTGCAACAGCTTTTCCATCCCATCCATCCGGCCGGCCATCCGCCCATCCCTCCCCCCTCCTGCAGTCCTGCCTGCCTTCCCGTTCACTTTCTCCTCCTCGTGAAGCGAGCGCCGCGATTCCATTTCCATCCCAGAACGGCTTCAAAACGGCCGCGGCGCAGATCCACACACAGTCACACAGACACGGGCAGACAAAACCGCCGCTGGGGTTTTCAAATCCCGGGGCGGATTTCCCCgcagagagaagagagagagagagaggaggaagcccGGCCACCACTCCTCGCAAAGATCTCGTCTTCAAATTCGTCGTCCTGCCTGTGTGCCGGGCCGGTGAGCTGCGAGCAGCTGGGCGTAGCGGGAGGCGGCCATGGGGAACAGCATATACCGGTTCCTGTGCGGCCTGTGCGCGCCCTCGTCGTCGGAGCAGGCGCTCCACGGCGCgcaccccgccgtcgccgcgctcggCCGCGACATCCTCAGCTTCGGAGCCAACTCGCAGGTGACCAGCCAGCTGAATTCCGATTTTATTGCGCTGCTGTCGTGCGTGCCTTGCTGTTGTTGGTTTTGCTGGTAATTACATGAGCTGACGAGCTTAATAGTTTCGCTAATTTGGGGGTTCCTGCGGATGTGAGTTTTTCAGGTTCCGGACGAGCTGAGCCGCCACGTCGTCTCCTCCAAGAAAGCGCAGGCGAATTGGTAACTGAACTTTTTTTCGATTTTCTATTCGTTTTCCTTCTTGCTTGATTGCTTCGATCTGTATACACATCGCTGTCGTGGTAGTGAGTGATTCGACGAGTGGAGCTATGAAAGCGACGGTTTCTTGAAAAATAATGCAAGGTTTAGTGGGAGTGTAGAATTAGCCTTCCTCTGAATTTGGTAACCGGGACAGTGTGTGTCATTCAGTGCATCGCATACTGATGAATTAGCTTCCTTATTTGGCAAGTGTGAGAAGGACACCCGATCCGGTGAAAGTATTTGTACTGCTACCAGTAGGCGTAATTCCCATAGCAGTTGTAGTAAATAAATGCTTGCAGTAACGAGCACTATCCACTAGGCCATGCGTTCAGTGTTCATGATGATGACCTAGCGCTGCAGCGTAAGGGCGTCTCCAACAAGCTGGCTTATTCGCCAGCTGACGTGGAAGCGCTTTGCATCGCGCTAGCTAAACACTTTTTGCACTGTTCACCGTTTAAAAATAATCGTTCAGCTAGCTCAACGTACCCCCGTTGGAGACGCCCTAACGGGCACCAACATCTCGTTCAGATTTGTAAAACGCTGCCATGACAAAAAATTTGCTTGCGCTCATGTAAGGTACAAGAAGCTGCTGGTGGCATGGAAGAAAGCCCGGCCACCGCCCAAGACGCCGGAGGAAGCCGCGCGCTTCGTTGTGCAGACGCTCAAGAACCATCAGAAAGCAGACGTCGAGGTACGACCTCCGACTCCCCAACCGTACGCATAGCTCCAAGCTACAACAGTGGTGGTCAATCACCAACATTCATTTCTGCTTGTGTTCGCCCAGGGCTTCTTGGCTTTCTACGGCCTCCCACACCCAAACGCGGCAGCAGGCGCTCCcgctgctcccgcgccgcccaaACCTCAGGGCCCGCCCAAACCTCAGGGTGCCAAGTTCGAGCTGCACACGCTCCCCGTAAGGCTCCGACCGGCACCATTGTCCATCAGCCATTTCATGAATTTTTCCATGGTCACGCGTTACGAGCCAACGAGTGTTCTTGCTGGTTTATCAGATTGACCCCAAGTCCGTTGCTGATGGTGACACCATCAACGTGTACGTGGACACGGCCGACCCCCGGGAGTCTGGCAGCGTGCCCCGCGAGGTGCAgaaggcggcggccgagcgGGCCAAGGCGCGGGCCGCCAAGAATTACCAGAAGGCCGACGCCCTGCAGAAGGTCATAGTGGACGCAGGATACAGGTTTCTTGAACTTCACATCGATCATCTTCTCGATCTACAGTATCATAGTAGCAGTTGGCTTCTTTCTGTTGCCTTGTTCCCCTTCTCGAGAACACATCTTCATACGATTCAGGTTCTGACAGCTAAATCTGAAACCTCTGCAATGCAGGCCAGTCCCTAACGCCAGAGGCGAAGAGGTGCTCGCCAAGAAGTACAGGATCAGGCTGAGGTATGTGCCAAGTGTGCTATTTGACCAACGATCAGGAACATGTGCCTTGATTCCTTTAGTTAATCCTGATGCAGTGTGAGTTGAATATGCATCTGTGATGTGCGCAGGGGCATCGATGCGCCGGAGAGCGCGATGCCGTACGGCAAGGAGGCCAAAGAGGCGCTGCTGAAGCTTGTTCAGGGAAAGAGCCTGAAGGTCTACGTGTACGACCAGGACCGGT
This window encodes:
- the LOC101783245 gene encoding probable staphylococcal-like nuclease CAN1 — its product is MGNSIYRFLCGLCAPSSSEQALHGAHPAVAALGRDILSFGANSQVPDELSRHVVSSKKAQANWYKKLLVAWKKARPPPKTPEEAARFVVQTLKNHQKADVEGFLAFYGLPHPNAAAGAPAAPAPPKPQGPPKPQGAKFELHTLPIDPKSVADGDTINVYVDTADPRESGSVPREVQKAAAERAKARAAKNYQKADALQKVIVDAGYRPVPNARGEEVLAKKYRIRLRGIDAPESAMPYGKEAKEALLKLVQGKSLKVYVYDQDRYGRCVGDIYCDGVFVQEQMLKKGFAWHYTAYDQRPELAKWEKQAQTGRKGLWASSKPQKPWEWRKDKRNGTA